The genomic segment AAAGAGTAGAAGAGATGAGAAAAAAACACACGAGATGAGACGATATGAGAATAGATTGCATGAAATGAGAAAACAGagaaaccagaaaaaaaattgaTGAGAAGAGGGAAGGCACAAGAAAAGAGATTAGATGagaaattaaatagaaaacagaaaacaCGAGATGAGAAGAGATTAAAAAAGACCAGAAGAGATGagatggaaaaagaaaaagagctgAGAAGAgctgagaagagaagagaagagaagagaagagaagagaagagaagagaagagaagagaagagaagagaagagaagagaagagaagagaagagaagagaagaagagataaAAGAAAATAGCAAAGTCAGGATAGGCTAGATGAGATGAGAAGAGAATAAAAGCTTGATTGTAGCAGTGGCACATTTAGCATcatcatcgtgtgtgtgtgtgtgtgtgctcttgtttttgtgtcatatcaggacacaactctgtataatgacatgggtatgacacaggtattacaaggagagggtgacttatgaggacataacccatgtccccattttccaaaacacttataaatcatacagaatgagtttttttgagaaagtaaaaatgcacaaagtttcctgtgagggttagggttaggtgtagggttggtgtagggccatagaatatacagtttctacagaataaaaaccattacacctatgggatgtccccacttttcacaaaaacaaacgcgtgtgtgtgtatactcgGAGATGTTTTGAATGAAACTGTGAATAGTAGTCGTCCACCAGCAGCAGAGCGGATTTCTGAATGAACGAGATCTCCCTCCTGTCGGCTCCTGACACACTGCCAAACACTTCAGAAAATCAGCCACCAGGCAGCAAGAACCAGAGCCAACGACTGCAAACCCTGTCCCAGACACATGCCATGTCACTTCCTCTCCTTCAGTCCCTGTCTCACGCCTCTCCCCTCCTCTGCGGCTCTCCACTGTGACTCATCGCTCGCCAGACGCTTTACAGATGAAGTCAAATCAACATGTGTATCAGCCAGcgtatgtgtgcatgtgagaaAAATGCTTTCAGCTCCTCCTGCCTCATTTTCAACATGCTTAAAGGATTAAATTGCTTTTTTGGCACAACGACAGCAACATGATCAAAACGAGATCTCCCAAGAGCAGTCTGGGCGCATGGATCAAAAGCACCATCAATGATCGACTATTATAATAATATCACAATCAAACTCGAGAGCTTCCACTTCACATCAAGAGAAGGTCACAATGAGTGGGTTTCTTCCTCATCAAGGGCCATTTGGCACTGAAACATCTAATCAGAGGCACTTTTCAGTttccttacataaaaaaaaaaaaaatccctgttttTTTGAATAAGACGAATTCATTGTTATGCATGCATAAAACAATTCATTTTGAGTTTGTGTGCCAAATTAATAACCTCCAATcgcctggagtgtgtgtgtgtgtgtgtgtgtgtgtgtgtgtgtgtgtgtgtgtgtgtgtgtgcacgcgcgcATGTGTGTGGCCGGTTTTGCGTATGTTGTTTCAGTGACGCACGAATCAGGTGACGTCTCTTATAACAGGCggagctgtccgtggtgctgacgagagagagagagaatccgcGCTCGTGCAGCCATAAACACACCGAGAGCGCGAGAGCGATGCGCAACGCACTCACGACTCCCCGTTAAAACAGACCGAAAGCAAAGGTAAGAAGGTTTTTGCATCTAAACACTCATTTGTGCATTATTTAAGACAGAATAGCCTACATCACTTTTATCTCTTTAGAAACGCGTAGggtttttatatttcagcaacCTGCTGCGCGCAACCGAGAGACGCGTCTCAcgagagatgaaaaaaaaaacacgttttaaaagtagaaaaaaaaggaTAGATAAAAGTTAGACAGCATCTCACgtaactgttattttaaaactctgtgtttattttatattctacaaATCATTCATTAAGAACGCTAAGCACACTTAAAAGCAAAGCTGGTAAAATCCTGACGGAATTTGTACTAGTTAAAAGTTCATCATCTTAAGAGATTGAAGTGAGCAGGATGTCGTGCTCTGGGGTTTACTCCTCTCCGTTTGACGGCACTTTGCGGTTCAACAGCAGTGCGGATGCTCGTGCAGTCTCCCGTAGCAACGGGGTATGACTCATTTAGTCGTGGCAGCAATTTAGAAACTAATGAGATTTTCAGCGCAGGCTGCGCGCGCTCTCTAAGTGCTCCGCAAACACTCATCAACAGGCTTTCAACAGATgtcataaaaagagagagagagagaaacagagcgaGAACTGGGATGGTCAATTAAGCAATGTAAACAAGACTGCAGTAAGTCATCTAGGGTAGGTCTTTGTAAGAAGATAAAGGAATAGTTTGTCAGGAGATGCCaccatttaatcaccctcatgtaattccaaacgtgtggctttctttcttctgtggaacaaaaaataaGGCATCTCGAACCACTGTTTTTGCCCATATATACCATGAGAGTCAATGGGGTTCAAAACAACACTGGATCACATTGGACAAAACCACTGAGAAAATCATTCTTGACTTGACTTGCTGATGACAGAACAATCAATATGCATGAAATTGTTGGTGCAAACACATCTATGTATCTGTTGCAAAAAgctacaaaagctgtcacttggGTTGTACCTTTTTAAAAGATACACCTTTGTATCTCGAAATAGATACAATACAATACAGACTGCGTCAAGGCAGCTTTACAGGGTTAAACAGGAAAAACGTGCAAGAGCACAATAGAAAACAGTCTGTTTATCAGTTAAAGAaagttcattgttgattcagcGATGTCATTGTCCAGCTCAGTTCAGCTTTTTTCCGATAGTGTCAGCAATGTTGCTAGAAATTGTGTCCCCAGCCAAGCAACCCAGAGGCGACtgtggcaaggaaccaaacctccatcggtgacagaaatggagaaaaaaaaaggatcagtCGCAGGGCCAGTTTTCCTCTGTCCTGACTAAACCagcatggtgtggtttaattcAAGGCTGCAATGCATGTCGGATTGAGCAGAGGACTCATCTGGATCTCGTGGTCTTGTGCcgattattaatgattttaaatagtGCATATTACTACCTAAAGTGTACATTATTAGTAGCTAAATGGTACGTTTAGTACCTATTGACTCATCATcttttctccctccctccctttctcAGGTTAAACATGTCGTCATCAACTAGATGCTGTGCAACAGGGGTGTTCAACCTCCCTTCACTCCTTCTTCTGCCCCTTTTCCTTTCTCTCGTTTGTGGAGTACAAGGGGCCACGCTAAGAGAGCATCGTCTGAGCGAAAGCGAACCGGTCTCTTATGGACCAGCGTCCCAGATCCGTCCTCCTCCGAGTGCAGAGATGCTCAGAGCTCTGCGTTACATCCAAAGCCTCAGCCAGAGAACCCCATATGGTCACCTTGATGACCAGCAAGACACTTCAGATGACATGGAGAGCGTTCGCTCCCTGCTACAACTGGCAGATCCTGCCCGGATGGATAGAGGCATGGATGAGAGAGATGAAGAGAAGGACAACACTCAAGAGTTGCTGCAAGCGGTGCTTACCACACTTCAACAGACCGAGGAGCACATGGTGCCCCAGAAAACCTCCCAGAAGGTCATCGCACCATCTCAACCTCGATACACTGTCCAATCCTTCCCAAGACCAAAGCAACAACTAGAAGTGGAAACTTCAGCTGAGAATTACGGAAGGACCTCGTGGACCAATCCAGATAACCGGAGACGGCACCGGAAGTTCCCACTTGCGTTTGAGGACCAGGAGCAGCCTCTCAAACGGACCAACGAGAAAGCAGAAGAACAGTACACACCCCAGAAGCTGGCGACCCTTCAATCTGTGTTTGAGGAGCTGAGTGGAATCGCTGCATCTAAGGCCAACAGCAAACGGGAGGATGGTGAAGAAGATTACGATGATGATAACGACTTTTACAGGCAGAGGAGGATGGTCTTGGAAGACATCATGGGAACTGATGAATGGGCACCTTTGGAGGAACAAACAgagactgaagaagaagaaagagagaggcaTGGGTTCAATCCCAACCTTGAGGATGATGagcaagaggaggaggaggatgaagaggacgATTATGTCAAAAGATCCAACCAGTTCCAGACAGGAAAAGAGGAGGAGCCTGAGGACATTGCAAAGCTTGTGGACTACTATCTTCTGAAAATCCTAGAACAGAAAAAGCAGGAGCAGCAGAAAAGACAAGAGGCCAGCAAGAGCGAGCAAGAAGAGGTGGAGAGAAAAGATGTGGATGAGGATGATGGAGAGGAGGAAGATGAGCAGGAGAGGGAAATCAAGCCAATGCACAGCACATTCCCTGAGTCTTTGTCCAAGATAATCTCAATCTCACAGAAGCTACGAATCCCACCGGAGGAAGTTCTTGAGCTTCTCCATAATGAGAAGCAGAAGGATTTATTGGGAATCCCAAAGGAGTCACGTACGCCCTACACAACCGTTCACAAGACCTTCACCGCAGCACCTCACCGACGGCCGCTCGAGACCACGAAGGGCAACAGCATCAGCCAAGACATCGTGAATATCCTCAAGCTGGTAAACGCagcacaacaaaacaacaaccgAGCAGCGCAACCGGAAACATCACGTTATTATGAGAGGAAAACCGGCAGGGATGATTATGACGACGCTGCCGGCGAGGAAGACGAACTTGCCAATTACCTGGCGTTGAAAATGTTCGAGCATGGACAGAGACGGGCACGTCTGGCGCCATTACGTGACGAGGACCAGCCCGTGTACGAACGCGGTGACTACTTCGATAAAAGCACGGCACAAAAAAGACCCGCGAATCACGAGAACGCAGTGACAGGATTAGACAACAACACAATGCTGCAAATCCTGCGGTATCTGGATCCGGAGGGCGACGATGCCGACGAAATTGACTCTGAGGGGAAAACGGTCCCTGAAATGTAGATGTGTAGATAACGATTAATATTCATTGTTTTAAGTTTGTCATATAataaagtattttgaaagaaatatatCCCCTTATTGCGTTAAGTCAATGTAGTTCTCCAGCTTTTCTCATTTCTTGTTCTGTATAGCAGAAAAAATGGTATTTTAGTATGAACTCAAGAACTTTTAGTAGTAACTCAATTAATTAGTTCATTAGTTAGTGAATAGAACAATGTAAGTCGCTGGCTTTACCTCTTAAacatatgaacacacacagatTTTCTCCCTCTTTACTACACCACTTGTGTTTTCAGTAAGTCAGTCTCTTGTGCGTGTGATGAGGTCATGTGTGACGTGGCAGAGGTAAATAAAGCATTTGTTCACACCATGGTCCTCTGTGTAATGCTTTTCTCACTGCTGAGGAACCTCTGCAAGCTTTGCATGACATCAAATCTTTTTATTGTGGTAATTGGTTTCTGTTTCATGTGCAACCAGGGTCATAACAGCccaaaatgcatttacatttgagTCATGAAAAATTGGttacatatttaaatgcatgtataGAATAAGCTGTAATTATTCTACTACAATACATACATtctcaaaaataatttttgttattataaaatgcattttagtatatattaataaaacaaaaatccgTGCAACACTTTTCAGATTTTAAACATTCTTTCTTTCAGTTTCAGTTCAATCTAAGCTCTGTCTGAGAGTTACTGACTGATTGTCTGCTCacagagaaaaatgtaaataacatttaCCGCACAATGAAAAGAAACCAGAGGTTTCACAAGTGTAGTCAAATATCCGactccaagactgcatttatttgatcaaaaaaaaattatttattaactttaaaataactgttgaatatactttaaaaatgtaatttattcctgttatgcaaagcttcagcatcattactctttgAGTTTCatatgacccttcagaaatcaagatcggcatttatttgaaatcttttttaacattatgaatgtcttaaaagtcacttttgatcaattaaatgcatccttgatgaataaaagtatacatttcttcaaaaatattctGATCCATTAGTATACATGAGTGTATCTCTGTATCTCTTGTATTATAGACTTCTCACTGTCTCAAAAGTAGTTTGAAATGTTTACTAATACAAAGTGTTGCTATTTCAGCGTTGTGACTTTGTATGGAAGCTTAATTAAATACATTGAGCATGTGAAGTTCTTGTCATTGTGTCTTTGAGGAGTGAGATGATGGCTGTGATGATCTGAAGATGTTCCttcagtatgtgtttttttttatattcctctATTGTctgtcaaaacataaaaacaagtcATATTTAACTGATTCATACCTATATCTTTAAACAGATACAGATGCCAAAAACATAAATACGTGGCTCCACATGATTCTGAAGACCCATTAACATGCTCTTGATGACATAAAAATCTTACCAAGAAGATGAAGAATATTACTCTGAACAATATAAATCCCATTCAATTGAAAAGCACATGCAGTAAGaaggtgacctctgacctcctgtAGACAATCTTCAGATCCCTCCACAGCAGGAAGTTGCAGGTGATGTCTCTTATGATCTTCGATCGCTGAGAGCCATGAACCATTTCTGCAGCCGTAGTTTCCCCTGACGAATGAACAGAAGCAAGAACCGCATCAACAGCAGAGACACACAATCATTAGTCCTGAAAAAGTCTGTAAGCAATGTGATGAACTATGTGAAGTATTGACCTGAATACAGCACAAAACACACACGTCAAATACAACTTGCTTTGTCATAGTCAGGATGTCAAACAACCctataataaatgattaatttgattaaaaaaaataataataataataacaacacacacatacatgctgcTTGGTCCTGAAGTGTGAgatatttttctttaaactgTCCATATCAGTACTATTCATAAAATCTTCAGAACATATAAAAACCAGGTTAAAAGAAAGTTAAGCATGCCAAGGTTATGGTAATTCTATGTATCCTATAATGACTATTCCATAACTCATAACTAAATAAAGCCTTtgtttttttaagactaaaaaattacattaaccATTTTACCTTTAATTGCttcttaaaattaaatatagtCTACATAGACACAGACAATAATGCGTTTCTCACTAGTAATGTGAACATGAAACAGCAAATTTGTTTTAACCAAGAAAAGATTTAAAATTAACAAACGCACGTTTGTAGCCCATTTGTTATACAAGAGGAAATACAAATGTCCCTCTTGTCAGCACAAgaacagtgtctgtgtgtgtgtgtgagtgtgtgtgtgtgcagtaaaaCACAACAAAGGGTCTGATATAAGGACATATCCCAGACAAGTAGCTCTACAGTAGGCTACAGaagagaaaacacaaaaaaacaaagctcTATCTGACCTCTGACACTCGGATTCGTATCTTAATAGTTTGGACCTGTCTGTGATTGTTAACGCAAGAATAAGGCAGGAGCATCAACAAGAAGACAGCAGATGCACACTTGTGAACCTCGTGCACATGTGTGAACCAATCGCAGGCGCGTACGGAGAGCAGGGGCGGGGCCGAGATCTGCGCGTGTCTGGATCTGCATCACACAGGCTGGCTTTACCTGGAGCGAGGACATCCTTTCCGCCCCAGTTGGCAGCAATTAATTAAAGGTTATAGCCAATTGCCACTCTTAAAGAAAGCCTTgacacccctgctgccaccccagttggcagcagtgaattaaaggttatggccaatttgaaaatttacgagcgcgaatctgtcgtgattcgtgatcctgcaccgaactcccgaacttattcaaatgatttgtgatccccaaactgactcaaatgattcgcgacccgctttgaactcccaaactgactcaaatgattcgcgacccccaaactgactcaaatgattcgcgatcccgctacgaactcccgaactgattcaaatgatttgcgatccccaaactgactcaaatgattcgcgaacccgctttgaactcccgaactgactcaaatgatttgcgatccccaaactgactcaaatgattcgcgaacccgctttgaactcccgaactgactcaaatgattcgcgaacccactttgaactcccgaactgactcaaatgattcgcgaacccgctttgaactcccgaactgactcaaatgattcgcgaactcgctacaAACTCCCGCactgagtcaaatgatttgcgctccccaaactgactcaaatgattcgtgaactcgctttgaactcccgcactgagtcaaatgattcagCAGAACCGCCACGCTCAcgacacgcagccagtgtgtcacagGCCTGAAACTCAGGAGGAAACGTTGGGTAAAAATGGATTATCCATCTATCAATAAATGAAGCTTTAATGAAAGCACAGACTTTGAGATGATAAATAACTAACGTTACAGTGGTGTATTCTATTACGTGATACATTACCacccacttttaaaaagcgtgaATATACCTAACAACTTCGTTTTGTGTCAGaattttcacactttcattcataaattcaccccgtttgtgtttgaaaagcgacagggattgaatcgcggaaatggaactgtataaagcagaacgtcacggaaaTTCGGCCATTTTTGAACGAATAAATCTAATTAATCGAATCTcaatatggactagtgtctgcaatattcccagagggggcaccatcccagttgctccaaaaaaaaaaaaaaaaaaaaaaaaaaaaaaaaaaaaactctcacacctcatgtttgcggctgaatgt from the Carassius gibelio isolate Cgi1373 ecotype wild population from Czech Republic chromosome A15, carGib1.2-hapl.c, whole genome shotgun sequence genome contains:
- the scg2a gene encoding secretogranin-2; this encodes MSSSTRCCATGVFNLPSLLLLPLFLSLVCGVQGATLREHRLSESEPVSYGPASQIRPPPSAEMLRALRYIQSLSQRTPYGHLDDQQDTSDDMESVRSLLQLADPARMDRGMDERDEEKDNTQELLQAVLTTLQQTEEHMVPQKTSQKVIAPSQPRYTVQSFPRPKQQLEVETSAENYGRTSWTNPDNRRRHRKFPLAFEDQEQPLKRTNEKAEEQYTPQKLATLQSVFEELSGIAASKANSKREDGEEDYDDDNDFYRQRRMVLEDIMGTDEWAPLEEQTETEEEERERHGFNPNLEDDEQEEEEDEEDDYVKRSNQFQTGKEEEPEDIAKLVDYYLLKILEQKKQEQQKRQEASKSEQEEVERKDVDEDDGEEEDEQEREIKPMHSTFPESLSKIISISQKLRIPPEEVLELLHNEKQKDLLGIPKESRTPYTTVHKTFTAAPHRRPLETTKGNSISQDIVNILKLVNAAQQNNNRAAQPETSRYYERKTGRDDYDDAAGEEDELANYLALKMFEHGQRRARLAPLRDEDQPVYERGDYFDKSTAQKRPANHENAVTGLDNNTMLQILRYLDPEGDDADEIDSEGKTVPEM